The stretch of DNA GTCGATTTTAATATCTTTCGTTGCGCCTACCGGCCGGATTTCCCTCTCCTGGATAGCCCTGAGCAACTTGCCCTGAATGGAAACAGGCATATCGCCAATTTCATCCAGGAACAAGGTCCCGCCATCTGCTTCGACAAAAAGGCCCATTTTGGCATGCCTGGCATCGGTAAAGGCCCCCCTGGCGTGACCAAAAAGCTCTGTTTCCAGAAGGGTCTCGGGTATGGCCGCACAATTGAAGGCGACAAATGGTTTATCCGCACGGGGACTGTTATAATGCAGGGCCCTGGCTACGAGTTCCTTGCCGGTGCCGCTCTTCCCGTAGATTATGACGGTGCTTTTGGCCCTGGCCACGCGGCGGATCAGGGAAAATAACTCCTGCATGACCGGGCTTTTCCCGATAATGTTTGAGAAACAAAACTCTTTCGTTATCTCCTGGCGCAAACCGGCTACTTCAAGCTGGAGCCTTCGCTCCCGGAGGGCGGCTTCTACCACAGACAGGAACTGCTGTGTTTTAAACGGCTTGGCTATATAGTGGTAGGCCCCCTTCTTCATGGACTCCACTGCGGCCTCGATAGAACCAAAGGCGGTCATCAGTATAACCGGGACATCCTGATGATTTTCCTTTATCCTTTTCAGGAATTCCAGACCATCCATCCCTGGCATGCGGATATCAGTGATTACCAGGTCGATATCTCCCACAGCGGAGTTAGCCAGGGCGTCCTGCCCGTCAAGGGCGGTTTCCACGTCATAACCTTCTTTTTCCAATACCTTCCTGAGCATAATGGTCATTTGCACGTCATCATCAACGATGAGTATGGAATAAGGGATATCAGGCATGGCTAATGGTCTCCTCTGTTCCGCTGCCCTTCAGAGGTGCACTCAGTGGAAGATGGATTGTAAATGTAGCGCCCCTATTAACCTCGCTTTCTACCTCGATGCTACCCGCGTGATCTTTGACTATCCTCAGGCAAACGGCCAGTCCCAGACCGGTTCCCTGGCCCATGGCCTTGGTAGTAAAAAAGGGGTCAAATATGGATTTTAGATTTTCTTTTTCAATGCCGTGACCGGAATCCTTTATCTGTATACAGATACACGGCGTCTCTATCCTGAAAGCGGTGGATGCTGATAATAGAGTGGTGTTTATTTGCAAAGACCCACCCGTGGGCATGGCCTGAAAGGCATTCAAAAGGAGATTGGTGAATAGTTGTCGCAGCCTGTATTTATCACCCATTAAGGGCGGCAGGGCCGGGGTTAAATTCAGTTGTATGTTATGACCCGGTTTAATCATATGTTTTAAAAGGCGGAGGTTGTCATGAATGATCTCGTTTATATTTAACGGGGCAAACTCTAAGGACGAAGGACGGGCAAAATCCAGGAGATTCTTAACCTGGTCGGATATCCTCTGGCACTGAT from Thermodesulfobacteriota bacterium encodes:
- a CDS encoding sigma-54 dependent transcriptional regulator; the protein is MPDIPYSILIVDDDVQMTIMLRKVLEKEGYDVETALDGQDALANSAVGDIDLVITDIRMPGMDGLEFLKRIKENHQDVPVILMTAFGSIEAAVESMKKGAYHYIAKPFKTQQFLSVVEAALRERRLQLEVAGLRQEITKEFCFSNIIGKSPVMQELFSLIRRVARAKSTVIIYGKSGTGKELVARALHYNSPRADKPFVAFNCAAIPETLLETELFGHARGAFTDARHAKMGLFVEADGGTLFLDEIGDMPVSIQGKLLRAIQEREIRPVGATKDIKIDVRLVAATHHDLQQLLKEGKIRGDLYFRLNVIPISLPELKDRKEDIPLLVRHFLKKHAAENNQKPLGVSREAMRILMEYAWPGNVRELENVLERAAILTEGPVIQPENLPEGLRSVPYASDEEIPIPSSLENLEKKHIQDILNLTRGNQSEAAKILGIDRRTLYRKIKAYNLQIT